One genomic window of Camelina sativa cultivar DH55 chromosome 5, Cs, whole genome shotgun sequence includes the following:
- the LOC104788312 gene encoding agamous-like MADS-box protein AGL18 isoform X2 has protein sequence MSNSSVNRTTKATQLSNSGKRIDEKEDSESLLRTAETLKGELESLQLLNERLHGESLYGLSFHELGSLAEQLKQGRLNVEDELQARLLNDPEGDDLDNYDDKEKIHIELVLQGRLRDLRKQDRELRSSSSDGERLEEHDGDALLPNIEYLRSKICF, from the exons AGGCGACGCAGTTGTCCAA CTCTGGGAAAAGGATAGACgaaaaagaagattctgaatCACTA ctgCGAACCGCTGAGACTCTAAAGGGCGAGCTCGAGAGCCTACAGCTTTTGAACGA gAGATTGCATGGTGAGAGTCTCTACGGTCTGAGTTTCCACGAGCTGGGTTCCCTTGCAGAGCAGTTAAAGCAGGGCCGTCTCAAC GTTGAAGATGAGTTGCAAGCCAGGCTG TTGAACGATCCAGAGGGAGACGATCTGGACAACTATGACGACAAAGAGAAAATTCACATTGAATTGGTTCTACAGGGTAGACTAAGAGATTTGAGGAAGCAGGACAGAGAGCTCCGGAGCAG CTCTAGCGATGGAGAAAGACTAGAGGAACATGATGGTGATGCTCTG CTGCCAAACATTGAGTATTTGAGGAGCAAAATCTGTTTTTGA
- the LOC104788312 gene encoding agamous-like MADS-box protein AGL18 isoform X1, protein MSNSSVNRTTKATQLSNSGKRIDEKEDSESLLRTAETLKGELESLQLLNERLHGESLYGLSFHELGSLAEQLKQGRLNVEDELQARLLNDPEGDDLDNYDDKEKIHIELVLQGRLRDLRKQDRELRSSSSDGERLEEHDGDALQLPNIEYLRSKICF, encoded by the exons AGGCGACGCAGTTGTCCAA CTCTGGGAAAAGGATAGACgaaaaagaagattctgaatCACTA ctgCGAACCGCTGAGACTCTAAAGGGCGAGCTCGAGAGCCTACAGCTTTTGAACGA gAGATTGCATGGTGAGAGTCTCTACGGTCTGAGTTTCCACGAGCTGGGTTCCCTTGCAGAGCAGTTAAAGCAGGGCCGTCTCAAC GTTGAAGATGAGTTGCAAGCCAGGCTG TTGAACGATCCAGAGGGAGACGATCTGGACAACTATGACGACAAAGAGAAAATTCACATTGAATTGGTTCTACAGGGTAGACTAAGAGATTTGAGGAAGCAGGACAGAGAGCTCCGGAGCAG CTCTAGCGATGGAGAAAGACTAGAGGAACATGATGGTGATGCTCTG CAGCTGCCAAACATTGAGTATTTGAGGAGCAAAATCTGTTTTTGA